From Meiothermus sp., a single genomic window includes:
- a CDS encoding carbohydrate ABC transporter permease, protein MQKPSVPTPQRSVGNRPALVLGVAVLLVLVRLAVVLELLGGWAYGLAAGLLLGVSLEATLRAPRLSLLPGLGLVLAGMGLGYGFFPAVLLVLAGVGVFYLAWAPQMSEREQAAFWGWLLVWPAVGLLLVWQIVPSLYALWLSLLDRFNFIGQSKFAGLLNYEILLTRDPLFWKALSNTFWFVALTVPTGILLATTLAILLNEKVRLLGLYRTLYFLPYITALTAAAAVWGWIYHPEFGFLNWLLGTPGLDWLSTPQGIFALALAPLGIKLQGFWAGPSVAFVAIMAMSLWHLLGYQVVVILAGLQNIPQQYYEAAQLDGASWWQQQRYITWPLLSPTTFFLFTLGLIGAFQVFTQVLIMTPTGGVLQDTLTITLYLYNKGFRDSNFSYASAIAVVVFVIILVLTLVQQRVLERKVTYEA, encoded by the coding sequence GTGCAGAAGCCTTCGGTACCCACCCCTCAGCGTTCTGTGGGGAACCGCCCGGCGCTGGTACTGGGCGTAGCGGTGCTGCTGGTTTTGGTTCGGCTGGCGGTAGTGCTCGAGCTTCTCGGTGGCTGGGCCTATGGGCTGGCAGCAGGGCTCTTATTGGGGGTGAGCCTCGAGGCCACCTTAAGAGCCCCTCGGCTTAGCTTGCTGCCGGGGCTGGGCCTGGTGCTGGCAGGTATGGGGCTGGGCTACGGCTTCTTCCCCGCGGTTTTGCTGGTGCTGGCCGGGGTGGGGGTCTTTTATCTGGCCTGGGCCCCCCAGATGTCCGAGCGCGAACAGGCGGCTTTCTGGGGTTGGTTGCTGGTGTGGCCTGCGGTGGGGCTGCTGCTGGTGTGGCAGATTGTGCCCAGCCTGTACGCCCTGTGGCTCTCGCTTTTGGATCGCTTTAACTTCATTGGTCAGAGCAAGTTTGCGGGGCTGCTCAATTACGAAATCCTGCTCACCCGCGACCCTCTGTTCTGGAAGGCCCTGAGCAACACTTTTTGGTTCGTGGCTTTGACGGTTCCCACGGGCATTCTGCTGGCCACTACGCTGGCCATCCTGCTCAACGAGAAGGTGCGCCTGCTGGGGCTTTATCGCACACTGTACTTCCTGCCTTATATCACCGCCCTGACCGCTGCAGCAGCCGTGTGGGGCTGGATCTACCACCCCGAGTTCGGCTTTCTCAACTGGCTGCTGGGTACCCCTGGGCTGGACTGGCTCTCCACCCCACAGGGCATCTTCGCTTTGGCCCTGGCCCCTTTGGGTATCAAGCTGCAAGGCTTCTGGGCCGGGCCCAGTGTGGCTTTTGTGGCGATTATGGCCATGAGCCTTTGGCATCTGCTGGGCTATCAGGTGGTGGTAATTCTGGCCGGGCTGCAAAACATTCCCCAGCAGTACTACGAGGCCGCCCAGCTCGATGGGGCCAGTTGGTGGCAGCAGCAGCGCTACATCACCTGGCCGCTGCTCTCTCCTACCACATTTTTCCTGTTTACCCTGGGTCTGATCGGGGCCTTCCAGGTCTTCACCCAGGTACTCATTATGACCCCCACCGGAGGGGTTTTGCAGGACACCCTCACCATTACCCTCTATCTGTACAACAAAGGCTTCCGCGACTCGAACTTCTCCTACGCCAGCGCCATTGCGGTAGTGGTGTTCGTGATCATCCTGGTTCTTACGCTGGTGCAGCAACGGGTGCTCGAGCGAAAGGTGACCTATGAGGCCTAA
- a CDS encoding carbohydrate ABC transporter permease gives MAFPFYWMLATSLKSPQEAQQSQPIWVPERLKPANWGVAARLGAQGGSALWGGFGVGQTVTLRIFTGEVGPPPQVSIPVAVGAFSDPRAEGTLIRTRYAEGYWEVSFTNRSSESFRLLPVVVRISKSYPRYQPELPPDAVRSSGEDWRLEWVNVAPGSLGYVFHNYREAWHAAPFGRYFFNSFFTAGTQVLVGLLLAAMAAFALARIEFPGKGLVWLLILATLMIPGEVLLIPNYILLSKLGWLNTYYALIVPWLASVFGIFLLRQFYLSLPSDLFDAARIDGASYWIQLVRIALPLSVPGLVTYGIFTFLGAYNALIWPLIVTDRPEIYTIQRGLQVFIGEAGSDYGALMAASTLSILPIVLGYFFAQRQFIQGVARSGIK, from the coding sequence ATGGCTTTTCCCTTTTACTGGATGCTGGCCACAAGCCTCAAAAGCCCCCAGGAGGCCCAGCAAAGCCAGCCGATCTGGGTGCCCGAGCGGCTCAAGCCCGCCAACTGGGGGGTTGCCGCCCGGCTGGGAGCCCAAGGGGGCAGTGCCCTGTGGGGCGGCTTTGGGGTGGGCCAGACGGTCACTTTGCGCATCTTTACCGGGGAGGTGGGGCCGCCCCCCCAGGTGAGCATTCCCGTTGCGGTAGGGGCTTTTTCCGACCCCCGGGCCGAGGGCACCCTCATCCGCACCCGCTACGCCGAGGGCTACTGGGAAGTCTCCTTTACCAACCGCTCGAGCGAGTCCTTTCGGCTGCTGCCGGTGGTGGTACGCATCTCCAAGAGCTACCCCCGCTACCAGCCCGAGCTGCCTCCCGACGCGGTGCGCTCGAGCGGCGAGGACTGGCGGCTGGAGTGGGTTAATGTGGCTCCCGGAAGCCTGGGGTACGTGTTTCACAACTACCGCGAGGCCTGGCATGCCGCCCCCTTCGGGCGCTACTTCTTCAACAGCTTTTTCACAGCGGGAACCCAGGTCTTGGTGGGGCTCTTGCTGGCGGCGATGGCCGCTTTCGCCCTGGCCCGCATCGAGTTCCCCGGCAAGGGCCTGGTGTGGCTTTTGATCCTGGCCACCCTGATGATTCCCGGCGAGGTTTTGCTGATTCCCAACTACATCCTGCTCTCCAAGCTGGGCTGGCTCAACACCTACTACGCTCTGATTGTGCCCTGGCTGGCCTCGGTTTTCGGGATTTTTCTGCTAAGGCAGTTTTACCTATCTTTACCCAGCGATCTCTTCGACGCCGCACGCATCGACGGAGCGAGTTACTGGATTCAGCTGGTGCGCATTGCCCTGCCGCTTTCGGTGCCGGGGCTGGTCACCTATGGCATCTTCACCTTTTTGGGGGCCTACAACGCTTTGATATGGCCTTTGATCGTGACCGATAGGCCCGAAATCTATACCATCCAGCGGGGTTTGCAGGTCTTTATCGGCGAAGCCGGCAGCGACTACGGGGCTCTGATGGCAGCCTCGACCCTTTCGATACTGCCCATCGTGCTGGGGTACTTCTTCGCCCAGCGACAGTTCATTCAAGGGGTGGCCCGCAGCGGCATCAAGTAA
- a CDS encoding ABC transporter substrate-binding protein, with protein MRYTLMTLVVLGLGLGLAQQRPEDVIKGQCEKAGVVAELWHGFTGGAPKTALENLVVEFNKTQSGQACVRPISQGNYRDLSTKIKAAFAGGKVPALAQAFENNMALYLEADALVPMSALGVDLKGVNPLFVNAVTFNKQVYGVPFNKSIQILYYNRDLLKKYGAKVPATLDEFIATAKQISQGEKAPVYFFQPDTSTFSYWFFTLGGNYLQNGKLVLNSPKALEALELLVQGVKDGWARPITSGFINTNFGAGPFAFSTDTSAGYSFYLQAAKFDLGVATLPGRTNKQPGFGLVQGTNLVVFKRADEKEKKVAADFLKFVISPKAQAVFGVATNYVPVSLGSGADPLVTRYIKESPAFGVAITQARYAKFEPALAEWEQIRFDILGQAIKEAVLGQATPKAALDKAQKAAEDLLSGRTR; from the coding sequence ATGCGATACACACTGATGACCTTGGTAGTACTGGGCTTGGGTCTAGGGCTGGCCCAGCAAAGACCCGAGGACGTGATCAAAGGCCAGTGCGAAAAAGCCGGGGTGGTGGCCGAGCTGTGGCATGGTTTTACCGGCGGGGCGCCCAAAACCGCCCTCGAGAATCTGGTGGTGGAGTTCAACAAAACCCAAAGCGGCCAGGCCTGCGTGCGGCCCATCTCGCAAGGCAACTACCGCGACCTCTCCACCAAGATCAAAGCCGCGTTTGCCGGGGGCAAAGTACCGGCATTGGCCCAGGCTTTCGAAAACAACATGGCCCTCTACCTCGAGGCCGATGCCCTGGTGCCGATGTCGGCGCTGGGGGTGGATCTGAAGGGGGTCAACCCGCTTTTCGTGAACGCGGTAACCTTCAACAAACAAGTCTATGGGGTGCCCTTCAACAAAAGCATCCAGATCCTCTACTACAACCGCGACCTGCTCAAGAAATACGGCGCCAAAGTGCCCGCTACCCTAGACGAGTTTATAGCCACCGCCAAGCAGATCTCGCAAGGCGAAAAGGCCCCGGTTTACTTCTTCCAGCCCGACACCTCGACCTTCTCCTACTGGTTCTTCACGCTGGGCGGCAACTACTTACAAAACGGCAAGCTGGTGCTTAACTCGCCCAAAGCCCTCGAGGCCCTCGAGCTGTTGGTGCAAGGGGTCAAAGATGGTTGGGCACGCCCCATCACCAGCGGCTTTATCAACACCAACTTTGGCGCGGGGCCCTTCGCTTTTTCCACCGACACCTCGGCCGGCTATAGTTTTTACCTGCAAGCCGCCAAATTCGACCTGGGTGTGGCCACCTTGCCGGGCCGAACCAACAAGCAACCCGGCTTCGGGCTGGTGCAAGGCACCAATTTGGTGGTCTTTAAGCGGGCCGACGAAAAAGAGAAAAAGGTCGCTGCCGACTTCCTAAAGTTCGTCATCTCACCCAAGGCCCAGGCGGTGTTTGGGGTAGCTACCAACTACGTGCCGGTCAGCTTGGGTTCCGGGGCCGACCCGCTGGTAACCCGCTACATCAAGGAAAGCCCGGCTTTCGGTGTGGCCATTACCCAGGCCCGCTATGCCAAGTTCGAACCGGCCCTGGCCGAGTGGGAGCAGATCCGCTTCGACATCCTGGGGCAGGCCATCAAAGAGGCGGTGTTAGGCCAAGCAACTCCCAAAGCCGCCCTGGACAAAGCCCAGAAAGCAGCCGAGGATCTACTGTCGGGCCGAACCCGCTAG
- a CDS encoding MBL fold metallo-hydrolase, translated as MSKVSRRQALKLMGATGAVAAAGTLPAMAQPTTSMPNGAGFYRFKLGDYTLTVLSDGQTPPGNAFPNWGATPGKQAEFEAALRENFLDPAQFINNFNPMVIDTGRAKILIDTGRGQAGQLLANMANAGLRPADINTVFITHGHGDHIGGLVRDGQPVFANAQHLIGETELQFWLSQATPPANLAALQNRFTRVRGGVEIAPGVTVVDTPGHTVGHLAVQVSSGGRTLWHLGDAGGHYILSLRFPDHYLGFDANPQQAVATRARLWQAAAAERIMVVGYHFAWPGVGFVRRAGNAYEYVPAFFTF; from the coding sequence ATGAGTAAAGTTTCTCGCCGTCAGGCCCTAAAGCTAATGGGTGCTACCGGTGCGGTAGCTGCTGCAGGTACACTACCGGCCATGGCCCAACCAACCACTTCCATGCCCAACGGGGCGGGTTTCTATCGCTTCAAGCTGGGCGACTATACCCTTACCGTGTTGAGCGACGGCCAAACCCCCCCCGGCAATGCCTTCCCCAACTGGGGTGCCACCCCCGGCAAGCAGGCCGAGTTCGAGGCGGCTTTGCGGGAGAACTTCCTCGATCCCGCCCAGTTCATCAACAACTTCAACCCCATGGTGATTGACACCGGTCGGGCCAAGATTCTAATCGATACCGGCCGAGGCCAGGCCGGGCAGCTCCTGGCGAATATGGCCAATGCGGGCCTCCGACCTGCCGACATCAACACCGTTTTCATCACCCATGGCCACGGCGACCACATCGGCGGTCTGGTGCGGGACGGCCAGCCGGTTTTTGCAAACGCCCAGCACCTCATTGGCGAGACCGAGCTCCAGTTCTGGCTCTCCCAGGCCACGCCTCCGGCCAACCTGGCCGCCCTTCAGAACCGCTTTACCCGGGTGCGCGGTGGGGTCGAGATTGCCCCCGGGGTGACGGTGGTGGACACCCCTGGGCACACCGTGGGGCACCTGGCGGTACAGGTCAGTTCGGGTGGCCGGACGCTATGGCACCTGGGCGATGCCGGTGGGCACTACATCCTCTCCCTGCGCTTCCCCGACCATTACCTGGGCTTTGACGCCAACCCCCAGCAGGCGGTAGCCACCCGGGCCCGGCTTTGGCAGGCTGCGGCGGCGGAGCGGATTATGGTGGTGGGCTACCACTTTGCCTGGCCAGGGGTGGGCTTTGTGCGGCGGGCCGGCAACGCCTACGAGTATGTGCCGGCGTTCTTTACCTTCTAG
- a CDS encoding endonuclease V: MPAPFPHPKHLHEAAAMQRLLAESVLLQGNPAARYIAALDASHPTRFSKQKGPSVAAAVLWDKERGEVLEVAIAQMEETELFPYIPGYLSFREAPLYLAALARLSHPPGVLLVDGQGIAHPRRLGIAAHLGVHLDLPAIGVAKTLLFGKPEHELPTEAGSAVRLLDGEVQIGWVYRSRTGVQPLFISPGHRVGMIESLAFVHSLMGKTRLPEPLRRAHLEAGVARRRLVEK, encoded by the coding sequence ATGCCGGCCCCCTTTCCCCACCCCAAACACCTGCACGAAGCTGCCGCAATGCAGAGGTTGTTGGCGGAGTCCGTGCTCTTACAGGGCAATCCGGCAGCTCGCTACATTGCCGCTCTGGACGCCTCTCACCCGACCCGCTTTTCCAAGCAAAAAGGCCCCTCGGTAGCGGCGGCGGTGTTGTGGGATAAGGAGCGGGGGGAGGTGCTCGAGGTTGCCATCGCACAGATGGAAGAAACCGAGCTGTTCCCCTACATTCCCGGCTACCTATCCTTTCGCGAAGCCCCCCTCTACTTAGCAGCCCTGGCCAGGCTATCCCACCCGCCTGGGGTGTTGCTGGTAGATGGGCAGGGCATTGCCCATCCCAGGCGGTTGGGGATTGCAGCCCACCTAGGGGTGCACCTGGATCTACCAGCCATTGGGGTCGCCAAGACCTTGCTGTTTGGCAAACCGGAGCACGAGCTGCCTACAGAAGCCGGTTCGGCGGTACGACTTCTGGACGGCGAGGTGCAGATCGGTTGGGTTTACCGCAGCCGCACCGGAGTACAACCCCTTTTTATCTCGCCGGGGCACCGGGTTGGGATGATAGAGAGCCTGGCTTTTGTGCACTCCCTGATGGGCAAAACCCGCCTACCCGAGCCTTTACGCAGGGCCCATCTAGAAGCCGGGGTGGCCAGACGGCGGTTGGTAGAAAAGTGA
- a CDS encoding peptidylprolyl isomerase produces the protein MFGINRRVVAIIFGVLALAFVVGSVLLFTPQGQSSTQGKTELTVNGRPVYELDVARAQQSDPILSANPQGLLKNLATINLVESLIMVNALRQDTARIGVSSGELKKELDTIKERFGLQKKEDYDRFLTQVGYTDSKLRGELRDQIRINKRFEEIQKKAEPTEEEMRLYFELNREQYRSEERVQARQIVLDDKATADKIYADASAPGADFAALAKAHSKLNAEQGGALGAEAGKSEPGPVTRVVFPNAVAEAVFKLRDGQMSKPIEAGGRFYIVKVEKYLPASDVKFEEVKDRVKEDAKRIKGQGALEAYLEDLRAKANVKFAEGSSLKLENPVVAKVGEAEIKLSEVTQRVFANPQVPQAVQQGLGEIVIQFLIPRTLEQLISREAIYQAAKGLGQPFFGSKDDITNQAQQWKTRDITVSDADVRKHYDSNLANFTIPASARVQAVSFKKEDKAKADAFRAAALKGGKLEDLAKANGGTLQDYGVVNPGTLPPVPNRLVFMTRGSFPKGPLGEVSEVVKLEDGSFEVLIVNDRKAEVLRPFEEVKEQARQQALATRRAEAAQKWVEEVRKAAKVENNLQKALDSLTPKEEPKTNGNQPGADTPSNPSTPANPPANR, from the coding sequence GTGTTTGGAATCAACAGAAGGGTCGTTGCGATTATCTTTGGGGTTCTTGCCCTGGCTTTTGTGGTGGGTTCGGTTTTGCTGTTTACCCCCCAGGGCCAGAGCAGCACCCAGGGCAAAACCGAACTAACCGTAAACGGTCGTCCCGTCTACGAGCTCGACGTCGCCAGGGCTCAGCAGAGCGACCCCATCCTGAGCGCCAACCCCCAAGGGCTCTTGAAGAACCTGGCCACCATCAACTTGGTTGAAAGCCTTATTATGGTAAACGCCCTTCGGCAGGATACTGCACGGATAGGGGTCTCGAGCGGAGAACTCAAGAAGGAGCTCGACACCATCAAAGAGCGCTTTGGCCTGCAAAAGAAAGAAGACTACGACCGCTTCCTGACCCAGGTGGGCTACACCGACTCGAAGCTTCGCGGCGAACTGCGCGACCAGATCCGCATCAATAAGCGCTTCGAGGAGATTCAGAAAAAAGCCGAGCCCACCGAAGAGGAAATGAGGCTGTACTTCGAGCTCAACCGCGAGCAGTACAGGAGCGAAGAGCGGGTACAAGCCCGCCAGATTGTGCTCGACGACAAGGCTACCGCCGACAAAATTTATGCCGATGCAAGCGCGCCCGGTGCCGATTTCGCCGCTCTTGCCAAGGCCCACTCCAAGCTCAACGCCGAACAGGGCGGGGCCCTAGGGGCCGAAGCGGGCAAGAGCGAGCCCGGCCCGGTTACCCGGGTGGTCTTCCCCAACGCGGTGGCCGAGGCCGTGTTCAAACTGCGCGATGGGCAGATGAGCAAGCCCATCGAGGCCGGGGGGCGCTTCTACATCGTGAAGGTGGAGAAGTACCTGCCGGCAAGCGATGTGAAATTTGAAGAGGTCAAGGATCGGGTCAAGGAGGACGCCAAGCGCATCAAGGGCCAGGGCGCGCTAGAAGCCTACCTCGAGGACTTGCGGGCCAAGGCCAACGTGAAGTTTGCCGAAGGCTCGAGCCTCAAGCTTGAAAACCCGGTGGTTGCCAAGGTGGGCGAGGCCGAGATCAAGCTCTCCGAGGTGACCCAGCGGGTCTTTGCCAACCCGCAGGTGCCCCAAGCGGTGCAGCAGGGCCTGGGGGAGATAGTCATACAGTTCCTCATACCCCGAACGCTCGAGCAGCTCATCAGCCGCGAGGCCATCTACCAGGCGGCCAAGGGCCTGGGCCAGCCCTTCTTCGGCTCCAAGGACGACATCACCAACCAGGCCCAGCAGTGGAAGACCCGCGATATCACGGTTTCGGATGCCGATGTGCGCAAGCACTACGACTCCAACTTAGCCAACTTCACCATCCCGGCCTCGGCCAGGGTACAGGCGGTGAGCTTCAAGAAGGAAGATAAGGCCAAGGCCGACGCTTTCCGGGCCGCGGCCCTCAAGGGCGGCAAGCTAGAGGATCTGGCCAAGGCCAACGGCGGCACCCTGCAAGACTACGGCGTGGTCAACCCAGGCACCCTACCCCCCGTGCCCAACCGGCTGGTCTTCATGACCCGCGGTAGTTTCCCCAAAGGTCCCTTGGGCGAGGTGAGCGAGGTTGTCAAGCTCGAGGACGGAAGCTTCGAGGTGCTCATCGTGAACGACCGCAAGGCCGAGGTGTTGCGTCCTTTTGAAGAAGTGAAGGAGCAAGCCCGCCAGCAGGCGCTGGCCACCCGCCGGGCCGAAGCCGCTCAGAAATGGGTCGAGGAAGTACGCAAAGCCGCCAAGGTGGAAAATAACCTGCAAAAGGCGTTGGACTCGCTCACCCCCAAGGAAGAACCCAAGACCAACGGCAACCAGCCGGGCGCCGACACCCCGAGTAACCCCTCCACCCCGGCCAACCCACCGGCCAATCGCTAG
- the moaA gene encoding GTP 3',8-cyclase MoaA produces MDKLIDSYGRIIKDLRLSVTPRCNLHCLYCHPLDWEQSEPPGTISVEDTRHFLKAMQMLGLESVRFTGGEPLVRKELPQMIAVASELGIPDIAITTNGLLFARKARELVAAGLRRINLSMDAVTPEVFKTMTRGGQVEKVWQAIETAWELELHPVKINAVMIRGMNEQEVIPLASLTLDKPLEVRFLEYMHLDNSNPELYRARFIAGAETKAKIEAHFGPLEPVDNDPTAPARVYRIPGAVGTVGFINPVTEPFCSKCSRLRLTSDKKIRPCLLTDLEMDIAWAFAAENPVEALVDAILLATDRKPAFGNTLPTLRERVMVGIGG; encoded by the coding sequence ATGGACAAACTGATTGACTCTTACGGGCGCATCATCAAAGACTTGCGGCTTTCGGTCACGCCCCGCTGCAACCTGCACTGCCTGTACTGTCACCCGCTGGACTGGGAGCAGTCCGAGCCTCCCGGCACCATTTCGGTAGAGGACACCCGCCACTTCCTAAAGGCCATGCAGATGCTGGGCCTGGAGTCGGTGCGCTTTACCGGGGGCGAGCCCTTGGTGCGCAAAGAACTACCTCAGATGATTGCCGTGGCCAGCGAGCTCGGCATTCCAGACATTGCCATCACCACCAATGGCCTGTTGTTTGCCCGCAAAGCCCGGGAGCTGGTCGCCGCCGGCCTGCGCCGCATTAATCTTTCGATGGACGCCGTAACCCCCGAGGTCTTCAAAACCATGACCCGGGGGGGTCAGGTCGAAAAGGTTTGGCAGGCCATCGAGACCGCCTGGGAGCTGGAGCTGCACCCGGTCAAAATCAATGCGGTGATGATCCGGGGCATGAACGAGCAAGAGGTCATCCCGCTGGCCTCGCTGACGCTGGATAAGCCGCTGGAGGTGCGCTTTTTGGAGTACATGCACCTCGATAACTCCAACCCCGAGCTCTACCGTGCCCGTTTTATTGCCGGAGCCGAAACCAAAGCCAAAATAGAGGCCCACTTTGGCCCCCTCGAGCCGGTAGATAACGACCCCACCGCCCCTGCCCGGGTTTACCGCATCCCCGGTGCGGTGGGCACCGTAGGTTTCATTAATCCCGTTACCGAGCCCTTCTGCTCCAAGTGTTCCCGCCTGCGCCTCACCTCCGACAAAAAAATCCGCCCCTGTTTGCTCACCGACCTAGAAATGGACATCGCCTGGGCTTTTGCGGCCGAAAACCCTGTGGAAGCACTGGTAGACGCTATTCTACTGGCCACCGACCGCAAACCCGCTTTTGGCAACACCTTACCCACCCTGCGCGAGCGGGTGATGGTGGGCATTGGAGGCTAG
- a CDS encoding dienelactone hydrolase family protein: MRAAQPVQIPLDSGATLQGDLGIPPMALGVVVFAHGSGSSRYSPRNRYVAQELQKAGLATLLFDLLTTEEEKLDEYTRQYRFDIDLLAERLMTSSDWLAHYSLTASLEQAYFGASTGAAAALVAAARLPDRIRAVVSRGGRPDLAGEALARVRAPTLLIVGAWDEAVLRLNQQALERLTCEKKLVVVPGATHLFEEPGKLEEVASLARDWFVQHLGAAKGAEHA, translated from the coding sequence ATGCGTGCAGCCCAACCCGTTCAAATTCCGCTGGATTCCGGAGCCACCCTTCAAGGTGATCTTGGTATCCCCCCGATGGCCTTGGGGGTAGTGGTTTTTGCCCACGGTAGCGGCAGTAGCCGGTACAGCCCGCGCAACCGCTATGTCGCTCAGGAACTGCAAAAAGCCGGTTTGGCGACCCTGTTGTTCGATTTGCTAACCACCGAAGAAGAAAAACTAGACGAATACACCCGGCAGTACCGCTTCGATATTGACTTGCTGGCCGAACGCCTGATGACCTCGAGCGACTGGCTGGCCCACTACTCCCTAACAGCCTCCCTGGAGCAAGCCTACTTTGGGGCCAGCACCGGGGCCGCGGCGGCGCTGGTGGCGGCAGCGCGGCTTCCAGACCGAATCCGGGCGGTGGTTTCCCGTGGTGGACGACCCGACCTGGCGGGGGAGGCCCTGGCAAGGGTCAGGGCCCCTACGCTGCTGATTGTGGGGGCCTGGGACGAGGCGGTGCTGCGGCTCAACCAACAGGCCTTAGAGCGACTTACATGCGAGAAAAAGCTGGTGGTGGTGCCGGGGGCCACCCACCTCTTTGAGGAACCGGGCAAGCTGGAGGAGGTGGCCTCCCTGGCACGGGACTGGTTTGTCCAACACCTGGGCGCTGCAAAGGGGGCCGAGCATGCTTGA